In a genomic window of Chrysemys picta bellii isolate R12L10 chromosome 1, ASM1138683v2, whole genome shotgun sequence:
- the LOC112060927 gene encoding olfactory receptor 52E2-like — translation MAAFNVTYSDPSTFILTGIPGLEAAHIWISIPFSAFYIISLLGNFMLLSVVGKEQTLHKPMYLLLCMLALTDIATPTFVVPKALGIFWFNLKGITVAGCLTQMFFLHTVSVMHSATLVTMAFDRYVAICNPLRYSTILSNARIAKLGLVGLIRVVLFILPLPLLLSQRPFCANRIIPHTQCEHIAVAKMVCGDITVTRIYGLVLMFVVMGFDLMLIALSYILIIRAILRISSKKAHQKALNTCTAHICVMLTYYTPGLFSNLTHRFGQGIAPHIHIILADLYLLIPPMLNPIIYGVKTKELRDKVGKYTCRR, via the coding sequence ATGGCAGCTTTCAACGTCACCTATTCTGACCCTTCAACATTCATCCTAAcaggcattcctggcctggaagCTGCTCATAtctggatttccatccctttctctgCATTCTACATTATCAGTCTGTTGGGAAATTTCATGCTTCTGTCTGTTGTAGGTAaggagcagaccctgcacaagccgatgtacctgctgctctgcatgctggcacTTACAGACATCGCCACACCTACCTTTGTTGTGCCAAAGGCGCTGGGcatattttggttcaatttgaaaGGCATTACTGTGGCTGgatgcctcacccagatgttcttccttCACACTGTTTCTGTTATGCATTCAGCCACCCTCGTGACAATGGCCTTTGATCGCTATGTTGCAATATGTAACCCTCTGAGATATTCCACTATCCTCAGCAATGCACGAATAGCTAAGCTAGGGCTTGTAGGTTTGATAAGAGTTGTTCTCTTCATTCTGCCCCTACCCCTGCTCCTGAGTCAGCGACCATTCTGTGCCAACCGCATTATCCCCCATACGCAATGTGAGCACATAGCTGTGGCGAAGATGGTATGTGGGGACATCACAGTCACCAGGATATATGGCTTGGTGCTAATGTTTGTAGTTATGGGGTTTGACCTGATGCTCATTGCCCTGTCCTACATTCTGATCATCAGGGCCATCCTCAGAATCTCCTCTAAGAAAGCCCACCAAAAAGCCCTtaacacctgcacagcccacatctgtgtgatgctgaCATATTATACCCCTGgcctcttttccaacctgacaCATCGGTTCGGTCAAGGCATTGCTCCCCACATTCACATCATCTTGGCCGACCTCTATCTCCTCATTCCTCCCATGCTAAACCCTATCATTTATGGGGTCAAAACTAAAGAGCTTCGTGACAAAGTAGGCAAATACACCTGCAGAAGGTGA